The Camelus ferus isolate YT-003-E chromosome 32, BCGSAC_Cfer_1.0, whole genome shotgun sequence genome window below encodes:
- the CDK2AP1 gene encoding cyclin-dependent kinase 2-associated protein 1 produces the protein MSYKPNLTAHMPAASLNAAGSVHPPSTSMATSSQYRQLLSDYGPPSLGYTQGTGSSQVPQSKYAELLAIIEELGKEIRPTYAGSKSAMERLKRGIIHARGLVRECLAETERNARS, from the exons ATGTCTTACAAACCGAACTTGACCGCGCACATGCCCGCCGCCTCCCTCAACGCCG CTGGGAGCGTCCACCCGCCCTCCACCAGTATGGCGACGTCCTCACAGTACCGCCAGCTGCTGAGTGACTACGGGCCACCATCGCTAGGCTACACCCAG GGAACTGGGAGCAGCCAGGTGCCCCAGAGCAAATACGCTGAGCTGCTGGCCATCATCGAAGAACTGGGGAAGGAGATCAGACCCACCTACGCGGGCAGCAAGAGCGCGATGGAGAGACTAAAACGGG GCATCATCCACGCTAGAGGACTGGTGAGGGAGTGCTTGGCTGAAACGGAACGGAATGCCAGGTCCTAG